From a single Kitasatospora sp. NBC_00458 genomic region:
- a CDS encoding homogentisate 1,2-dioxygenase, translating into MAHYRQLGSIPPKRHTQHRTPEGGLYYEELMGEEGFSSDSSLLYHRGIPSAVVNAVPWELPDQSTVPNHPLLPRHLKLHELFAGQDWKSADVVSGRRLVLGNGDVRISYVAAGAPSELYRNGLGDECVYVESGAGTLESVFGTLEVGQGDYVIIPRATTHRWLPTGDGPLRAYCIEANSHITPVKRFLSKYGQLLEHAPYCERDLRGPVGPLLADTAADGDGDVDVLVKHRGPNGISGTRYTVPHHPFDVVGWDGCLYPYAFNVRDYEPITGRIHQPPPAHQVFEGNGFVICNFVPRKVDYHPLSIPVPYYHSNVDSDEVMFYCGGDYAARKGSGIAQGSISLHPGGHTHGPQPGAYERSIGAEFFDELAVMVDTFRPLELGEGGRASEDSGYAWTWAGRGPQQ; encoded by the coding sequence ATGGCGCACTACCGGCAGCTGGGCAGCATCCCGCCCAAGCGGCACACACAGCACCGCACACCCGAAGGCGGTCTGTACTACGAGGAGTTGATGGGCGAGGAGGGGTTCTCCTCGGACTCCTCGCTGCTCTACCACCGGGGCATCCCCTCGGCCGTCGTGAACGCGGTGCCGTGGGAGCTGCCGGACCAGTCGACGGTGCCCAACCACCCGCTGCTCCCCCGCCACCTCAAGCTGCACGAGCTGTTCGCGGGCCAGGACTGGAAGTCCGCGGACGTCGTGTCCGGGCGCCGGCTCGTCCTCGGCAACGGCGACGTGCGGATCTCGTACGTCGCGGCCGGGGCGCCGAGCGAGCTGTACCGCAACGGGCTCGGCGACGAGTGCGTGTACGTGGAGTCCGGCGCCGGCACCCTGGAGTCGGTCTTCGGCACGCTGGAGGTCGGCCAGGGCGACTATGTGATCATCCCCCGGGCCACCACCCACCGCTGGCTGCCGACCGGCGACGGGCCGCTGCGCGCCTACTGCATCGAGGCGAACAGCCACATCACCCCGGTGAAGCGCTTCCTGTCCAAGTACGGCCAGCTGCTGGAGCACGCGCCGTACTGCGAGCGGGACCTGCGCGGCCCGGTCGGCCCGCTGCTCGCCGACACCGCCGCGGACGGCGACGGGGACGTCGACGTGCTGGTCAAGCACCGCGGCCCGAACGGGATCTCGGGCACCCGGTACACCGTGCCGCACCACCCGTTCGACGTGGTGGGCTGGGACGGCTGCCTCTACCCGTACGCGTTCAACGTCCGGGACTACGAGCCGATCACCGGGCGGATCCACCAGCCGCCGCCGGCCCACCAGGTGTTCGAGGGCAACGGGTTCGTGATCTGCAACTTCGTGCCCCGCAAGGTCGACTACCACCCGCTGTCGATCCCCGTCCCGTACTACCACTCCAACGTGGACAGCGACGAGGTGATGTTCTACTGCGGCGGCGACTACGCGGCCCGCAAGGGCTCGGGCATCGCCCAGGGCTCGATCTCGCTGCACCCCGGCGGCCACACCCACGGCCCGCAGCCGGGCGCCTACGAGCGGTCCATCGGGGCGGAGTTCTTCGACGAGCTCGCCGTGATGGTGGACACCTTCCGGCCGCTGGAGCTGGGCGAGGGCGGCCGGGCGAGCGAGGACTCCGGCTACGCCTGGACCTGGGCCGGTCGGGGGCCGCAGCAGTGA
- the hppD gene encoding 4-hydroxyphenylpyruvate dioxygenase, translated as MTPQSHALELTPEEREAGLDADQLRRLVGLVEHDPATDPFPVTAQDAVVFVVGNATQTAQFYQVVFGMELVAYSGPETGVRDRKAYVLRSGSCRFVITGGVAPDSPLLDHHRRHGDGVVDLALEVPDVDKCIAHARAQGATVLEEPNDESDENGTVRRAAIATYGETRHTLIDRSRYHGPYLPGFVVAESKVKHPEGSPRRLFQALDHAVGNVELGRMDEWVTFYNKVLGFVNMAEFVGDDIATDYSALMSKVVASGNHRVKFPLNEPAIAKKKSQIDEYLEFYTGAGCQHMALATNDILTTVDVLRSRGVEFLNTPDSYYDDPELRERIGKVRVPIEELKKRGILVDRDEDGYLLQIFTKPIGDRPTVFYEFIERHGSLGFGKGNFKALFEAIEREQDRRGNL; from the coding sequence GGTCTCGACGCCGATCAGCTGCGCCGCCTCGTCGGCCTCGTCGAGCACGACCCCGCGACCGACCCGTTCCCGGTCACCGCGCAGGACGCCGTCGTGTTCGTCGTGGGCAACGCCACCCAGACGGCGCAGTTCTACCAGGTCGTCTTCGGCATGGAGCTGGTCGCCTACTCCGGTCCGGAGACGGGCGTCCGCGACCGCAAGGCCTACGTCCTGCGCTCCGGTTCCTGCCGGTTCGTGATCACGGGCGGCGTCGCCCCGGACAGCCCGCTGCTGGACCACCACCGCCGGCACGGCGACGGCGTCGTCGACCTGGCGCTGGAGGTGCCGGACGTCGACAAGTGCATCGCGCACGCCCGCGCCCAGGGCGCGACCGTCCTGGAGGAGCCGAACGACGAGTCGGACGAGAACGGCACCGTGCGGCGCGCCGCGATCGCCACCTACGGCGAGACCCGGCACACCCTGATCGACCGTTCCCGCTACCACGGCCCCTACCTGCCGGGCTTCGTCGTCGCCGAGAGCAAGGTGAAGCACCCGGAGGGCTCGCCGCGGCGGCTGTTCCAGGCGCTGGACCACGCGGTCGGCAACGTCGAGCTCGGCCGGATGGACGAGTGGGTCACGTTCTACAACAAGGTCCTGGGCTTCGTGAACATGGCGGAGTTCGTCGGCGACGACATCGCCACCGACTACTCCGCGCTGATGTCCAAGGTCGTCGCCAGCGGCAACCACCGGGTGAAGTTCCCGCTCAACGAGCCCGCGATCGCCAAGAAGAAGTCGCAGATCGACGAGTACCTGGAGTTCTACACCGGCGCGGGCTGCCAGCACATGGCGCTGGCCACCAACGACATCCTCACCACCGTGGACGTGCTGCGCTCCCGTGGCGTGGAGTTCCTGAACACCCCCGACTCGTACTACGACGACCCCGAGCTGCGCGAGCGGATCGGCAAGGTCCGGGTGCCGATCGAAGAGCTGAAGAAGCGCGGCATCCTGGTCGACCGGGACGAGGACGGCTACCTGCTGCAGATCTTCACCAAGCCGATCGGCGACCGCCCGACCGTCTTCTACGAGTTCATCGAGCGGCATGGTTCGCTGGGCTTCGGGAAGGGCAACTTCAAGGCGCTCTTCGAGGCCATCGAGCGCGAGCAGGACCGCCGCGGCAACCTCTGA